A stretch of Cucumis sativus cultivar 9930 chromosome 2, Cucumber_9930_V3, whole genome shotgun sequence DNA encodes these proteins:
- the LOC101211218 gene encoding pentatricopeptide repeat-containing protein At1g25360, whose amino-acid sequence MRNVLDVRVLANRYFAQLNLCCPQNLSSYSLARTVHGHVIASGFKLRGHIVNRLIDIYWKSSDFVYARKLFDEIPQPDVIARTTLITAYSALGNLKMAREIFNETPLDMRDTVFYNAMITGYSHMNDGHSAIELFRAMRWANFQPDDFTFASVLSASTLIFYDERQCGQMHGTVVKFGIEIFPAVLNALLSVYVKCASSPLVSSSSLMASARKLFDEMPKRNEFIWTTLITGYVRNGDLTGAREILDTMTEQPGIAWNAMISGYLHHGLFEDALTLFRKMRLLGVQVDESTYTSVISACADGGFFLLGKQVHAYILKNELNPDRDFLLSVGNTLITLYWKYGKVDGARKIFYEMPVKDIITWNTLLSGYVNAGRMEEAKSFFAQMPEKNLLTWTVMISGLAQNGFGEQALKLFNQMKLDGYEPNDYAFAGAITACSVLGALENGRQLHAQIVHLGHDSTLSVGNAMITMYARCGIVEAARTMFLTMPFVDPVSWNSMIAALGQHGHGVKAIELYEQMLKEGILPDRRTFLTVLSACSHAGLVEEGNRYFNSMLENYGIAPGEDHYARMIDLFCRAGKFSDAKNVIDSMPFEARAPIWEALLAGCRTHGNMDLGIEAAEKLFKLIPQHDGTYVLLSNMYASLGRWNDVARTRKLMRDRGVKKEPACSWTEVENKVHVFLVDDTVHPEVLSIYNYLEKLNLEMKKIGYIPDTKYVLHDMESEHKEYALSTHSEKLAVAFGLMKLPQGATVRVFKNLRICGDCHNAIKFMSKVVGREIVVRDGKRFHHFKNGECSCRNYW is encoded by the coding sequence ATGAGAAATGTCTTGGACGTTCGTGTTTTGGCGAACCGGTACTTTGCACAATTGAATCTATGTTGCCCACAAAATCTGTCTTCGTATTCTCTTGCTCGGACTGTTCATGGCCACGTGATTGCTTCGGGATTCAAGCTTCGTGGGCACATTGTCAATCGTCTAATTGATATATACTGGAAATCATCGGATTTTGTTTATGCCCGCAAACTGTTCGACGAAATTCCCCAACCAGATGTCATAGCGAGAACTACATTGATTACAGCGTACTCTGCGCTGGGGAATTTGAAAATGGCTAGAGAAATATTCAATGAAACTCCATTGGATATGAGGGATACTGTTTTCTACAATGCCATGATTACTGGGTATTCGCATATGAATGATGGGCATTCTGCTATTGAACTTTTTCGTGCTATGAGATGGGCCAATTTTCAGCCTGATGACTTTACATTTGCAAGCGTGCTCAGTGCTTCAAcgcttattttttatgatgaGCGCCAGTGTGGCCAAATGCATGGTACGGTAGTGAAATTTGGAATTGAGATTTTTCCCGCAGTCTTGAATGCTCTTCTATCTGTTTATGTTAAGTGTGCTTCTTCACCGTTGGTGTCATCCTCATCATTGATGGCATCGGCTAGGAaactgtttgatgaaatgccaaAGAGGAATGAGTTTATATGGACGACTCTGATTACTGGGTATGTGAGGAATGGTGATCTGACTGGGGCACGTGAAATTCTTGATACAATGACTGAACAACCGGGCATAGCATGGAACGCCATGATCTCTGGCTATTTGCATCATGGTCTTTTTGAGGATGCCTTGACGCTATTTAGGAAAATGCGTTTGCTTGGTGTCCAGGTTGATGAGTCCACCTACACAAGCGTGATCAGTGCTTGTGCCGATGGCGGTTTTTTTCTATTGGGAAAACAGGTGCATGcttacattttgaaaaatgagcTGAATCCAGATCGTGATTTTTTATTGTCTGTGGGTAATACATTGATTACTTTATATTGGAAATATGGTAAAGTTGATGGGGCAAGAAAGATTTTCTATGAGATGCCAGTTAAAGATATTATTACTTGGAATACACTCTTATCAGGGTATGTGAATGCAGGGCGTATGGAAGAAGCAAAATCTTTCTTTGCACAAATGCCAGAGAAAAACCTTCTTACATGGACTGTGATGATTTCAGGATTAGCACAAAATGGATTTGGGGAACAGGCTTTGAAGTTGTTTAATCAAATGAAGTTAGATGGCTATGAACCCAATGATTATGCATTTGCAGGTGCAATCACTGCTTGTTCTGTGCTTGGAGCGTTGGAGAATGGTCGTCAACTCCATGCTCAGATTGTTCATCTCGGCCACGATTCAACCCTCTCAGTTGGCAATGCAATGATTACAATGTATGCAAGATGTGGGATAGTTGAAGCTGCGAGAACCATGTTTCTAACCATGCCTTTTGTAGATCCTGTTTCATGGAATTCTATGATTGCAGCACTAGGACAACACGGGCATGGCGTAAAAGCAATAGAACTTTATGAACAAATGTTGAAAGAAGGTATACTCCCCGATAGAAGAACGTTTCTTACAGTTCTATCTGCTTGTAGTCATGCCGGTCTAGTCGAAGAAGGAAACCGCTATTTTAATTCAATGCTTGAGAATTATGGTATTGCCCCAGGGGAGGATCATTATGCTCGGATGATCGATTTGTTTTGTCGAGCTGGGAAGTTTTCAGATGCAAAGAATGTCATTGACTCCATGCCTTTCGAAGCCAGGGCACCAATTTGGGAGGCTCTTCTTGCTGGTTGTCGGACTCATGGAAACATGGACCTAGGAATAGAAGCTGCTGAAAAGCTTTTCAAGCTAATACCGCAACACGATGGAACCTATGTACTTTTATCAAACATGTACGCCAGTCTTGGCCGGTGGAATGATGTTGCTAGGACGCGAAAACTAATGAGGGACCGAGGAGTTAAAAAGGAGCCAGCTTGTAGTTGGACTGAGGTTGAGAACAAGGTTCATGTGTTCTTGGTGGATGATACAGTGCACCCTGAGGTGCTATCTATTTACAATTATCTAGAGAAGTTGAACcttgaaatgaagaaaataggaTATATTCCAGACACAAAGTATGTGTTACATGATATGGAATCTGAACATAAAGAATATGCTTTATCTACTCACAGTGAGAAGCTTGCAGTTGCGTTTGGGCTAATGAAGCTACCTCAAGGTGCCACTGTAAGGGTTTTCAAGAACCTTAGGATATGCGGGGATTGCCACAATGCAATCAAGTTCATGTCTAAAGTTGTGGGGAGGGAGATAGTAGTGAGAGATGGAAAGAGGTTTCATCATTTCAAAAATGGCGAATGCTCGTGCCGTAATTATTGGTAG
- the LOC101211469 gene encoding transcription factor E2FC — protein sequence MSKAVEDLIFRHRHSDFSFHHLSSHSNHRDMSSFASSSSALALPPQCCLQYHRPSPPSDQSNVCDARLSSEAHSTVSTIDLKRAYDINNSEALASRQVVASEQRMRSNDSSCEPVSSANEKQNKKFKLQKNSKSKTRKSIDEPVDSPNQSTNGRYDSSLGFLTKKFIRLVQEAEDGTLDLNKTADVLKVQKRRIYDITNVLEGIGLIEKTTTNHIRWKGGERRGPQELNDQVGRLKDEVKSLYADERRLDELIRMKQELLRNLEQNAHYRNHLFITEEDILRIPCFKNQTLIAVKAPQASCIEVPDPDEEACFSERQCRMIIKSTTGPIDLYLLRTAKQELEENTSKQAKLCLAQQKNPNIFTNNTYSPFQDLHGMQRILPLHNNIDDDYWFQSNSQVSITHLWGEEHNF from the exons ATGTCGAAGGCCGTCGAGGATCTCATCTTCCGCCACCGCCACTctgatttttcatttcatcaccTTAGCTCTCACTCTAACCATCGCGACATGTCgtcttttgcttcttcttcctcagctCTAGCTCTTCCGCCTCAGTGTTGTCTTCAGTATCATCGGCCTTCTCCACCGTCGGATCAGTCTAACGTTTGCGACGCCCGTCTCTCTTCCGAGGCACATTCTACAGTTTCTACGATAGAT tTGAAACGAGCATATGATATTAACAACTCCGAGGCTTTGGCTAGCAGACAAGTCGTAGCCTCTGAACAGAGGATGCGATCTAATGATTCTTCATGTGAACCAGTATCCAGTGCAaatgaaaagcaaaacaagaaatttaagTTGCAGAAGAATTCGAAGTCTAAGACTCGAAAATCAATAGATG AGCCTGTTGATAGCCCTAATCAATCTACTAACGGTCGGTATGACAGCTCGTTAG GCTtcttgacaaaaaaatttatcaggTTAGTTCAGGAGGCTGAAGATGGAACacttgatttaaataaaactgcAGACGTATTAAAG GTCCAAAAGAGGAGAATTTATGATATTACAAATGTTCTTGAAGGAATAGGCCTCATAGAGAAAACCACGACGAACCACATACGTTGGAA GGGAGGCGAGAGGCGTGGACCTCAAGAGCTCAACGATCAAGTTGGTAGATTAAAG GATgaagttaaaagtttatatgCAGATGAACGCAGACTTGATGAACTCATAAG GATGAAACAAGAACTTCTTAGAAATCTCGAGCAAAATGCACACTACAGGAA TCACCTTTTTATAACAGAAGAAGATATCTTGCGAATTCCTTGCTTCAAG AATCAAACACTTATAGCAGTTAAAGCCCCCCAAGCTAGCTGTATTGAAGTACCCGATCCAGACGAG GAGGCTTGTTTTTCCGAGAGGCAATGTAGAATGATCATCAAAAGCACCACTGGGCCAATTGATTTATACCTCTTGAG GACTGCAAAACAAGAGCTGGAAGAAAATACTTCCAAGCAAGCAAAACTATGTTTAGCACAGCAGAAGAATCCTAACATATTTACCAACAACACTTATTCTCCTTTCCAAGACCTTCATGGAATGCAAAGAATTTTACCTTTACATAATAAT ATAGACGATGATTACTGGTTCCAATCAAATTCACAAGTGAGTATTACGCATTTATGGGGTGAGGAACACAACTTTTAA
- the LOC101206727 gene encoding tRNA (adenine(58)-N(1))-methyltransferase non-catalytic subunit trm6 isoform X1 — protein sequence MSLTILQSESRRNPRLTWEGCSVLLDVNDGDRLVFARLSPASTLKIGNKSFSLKPLIGCPFGSLFQIENGGNGPELARVMPSREEEGISCQETEEMKEEQVTKDELRDNRAIVDNNKAQSLSSEDIDAMRSQGATGDEIVEALIANSATFDKKTVFSQEKYRLKKQKKYAPRVLLRRPFTRSICEAYFKKYPARIGFLRLDALSLLLSFGNVTANSDVLVVDMVGGLLTGAVAERLGGKGSVCNTYVGNTPNPMDIVRIFNFDDEICSRIMRSSLADLTSSQIEPTKPNGENEDSINVQEQASQPVSMDESPLPSTDQSSDLNSESIVSPLTKVFKCAKAGDKAPPEVINLWKENGFTSLIIAAPQSDAWSLVKDLLPLVANSAPFAIYHQYVQPLATCMHKLQLEKMAISLQISEPWLREYQVLPSRTHPFMQMNAFGGYILSGTKICDRQ from the exons ATGTCCTTGACTATTCTTCAATCTGAATCGCGTCGAAACCCTAGATTGACATGGGAAGGTTGCAGTGTTTTGCTTGACGTCAATGATGGTGACCGCTTGGTTTTTGCTCGACTTTCTCCCGCCTC TACGCTGAAAATTGGGAACAAAAGTTTCTCTCTTAAGCCTTTAATTGGTTGCCCATTCGGTTCCttgtttcaaattgaaaatggaGGGAATGGTCCAGAGCTGGCTCGCGTTATGCCTtccagagaagaagaag gCATTAGCTGTCAGGAAACGGAGGAGATGAAGGAAGAGCAGGTGACAAAAGATGAGCTGAGAGATAACAGAGCGATTGTAGACAATAATAAGGCACAAAGTCTCTCTAGTGAAGATATTGATGCAATGCGAAG TCAGGGTGCAACTGGTGATGAAATTGTGGAAGCTCTCATTGCCAACAGTGCAACATTTGATAAGAAAACAGTTTTCTCTCAG GAAAAATATAGGctcaagaaacaaaagaagtaTGCTCCTAGGGTACTTTTGAGAAGACCTTTTACTCGAAG TATATGTGAGGCATACTTCAAGAAATATCCAGCTAGAATTGG ATTCTTGCGTTTGGATGCtttatctcttcttctttcatttggCAATGTGACTGCAAACTCTGATGTCCTTGTGGTTGATATGGTTGGTGGTCTTCTCACTGGAGCAGTGGCTGAGCGCCTAGGAG GCAAAGGCTCTGTTTGCAATACATATGTTGGAAATACTCCAAACCCCATGGATATAGTAAGAATATTCAACTTTGATGATGAAATTTGCTCGAG GATAATGCGTTCATCTCTTGCCGACCTCACCTCATCCCAAATTGAACCTACCAAGCCTAATGGTGAAAACGAAGACAGT attaaTGTACAGGAGCAGGCATCTCAACCTGTTAGTATGGACGAAAGCCCTCTACCATCTACAGACCAGTCCTCAGATCTCAACTCAGAGTCTATAGTTTCTCCATTGacaaaagtatttaaatgTGCAAAGGCTGGAGATAAGGCACCGCCAGAAGTTATTAATTTATGGAAGGAAAACGGTTTTACTAG CCTAATAATTGCTGCACCACAGTCGGATGCATGGAGTCTTGTTAAAGATCTGTTACCTCTTGTAGCTAACTCTGCTCCATTTGCTATTTATCACCAGTATGTTCAG CCGCTTGCAACTTGCATGCATAAACTACAGCTTGAGAAGATGGCAATCAGCTTGCAAATTTCAGAACCTTGGCTTCGTGAATATCAG GTTCTTCCTTCGAGAACTCATCCCTTTATGCAGATGAATGCATTTGGTGGATACATTCTTAGTGGGACTAAGATATGCGACCGTCAATAA
- the LOC101206250 gene encoding snakin-2, with the protein MFILTKPLFASLLLSLLFLHFVESNGVGLLPPNPRRMDCRGACTRRCTLSSRPRLCNRACGTCCQRCNCVPPGTSGNHHLCPCYAAMTTHGGRLKCP; encoded by the exons ATGTTCATCCTCACCAAACCTCTCTTTGCTTCCctccttctctctctcctcttccTCCACTTT GTGGAATCCAACGGCGTGGGTTTACTCCCTCCAAATCCTCGGAGAATGG ATTGCCGCGGGGCTTGTACGAGAAGGTGCACCTTGTCGTCGAGGCCGAGGCTGTGCAATAGAGCGTGTGGGACATGCTGTCAGCGATGCAACTGCGTTCCGCCAGGAACTTCCGGCAACCACCATCTCTGCCCTTGCTACGCCGCCATGACCACCCACGGCGGCCGCCTCAAGTGCCCTTGA
- the LOC101206484 gene encoding WEB family protein At1g75720 — protein MKMEKRQFRSVKEAVELYGQRILAPELYANVLQEMENEENEHENNLLKIKMVRDELDIAKQNLEKAKERSVAMARSFSSLQEELEETKRKLQMLKEKSDYDIEFVGHSLKFDSKTQSQRFEVEEEEEEESEVFEKRQVIKMNGKEFSDIQSMKKKKASKKKKAILFIGGFFSKKK, from the exons atgaaaatggagaaaaggcAGTTTCGATCGGTGAAAGAGGCCGTCGAGTTGTACGGCCAAAGGATTTTGGCTCCGGAGCTCTACGCCAACGTTCTTCAAGAG ATGGAGAACGAAGAGAATGAACACGAGAATAACCTTCTAAAGATCAAAATGGTAAGAGATGAATTGGACATTGCAAAGCAAAACTTGGAGAAAGCTAAAGAAAGGAGTGTAGCAATGGCACGTTCTTTTTCTTCGTTGCAAGAAGAGCTTGAAGAGACAAAACGAAAGCTCCAAATGCTCAAGGAAAAATCAGATTATGACATTGAATTTGTTGGGcattctttgaaatttgactCCAAAACACAGTCACAGAGATTTGAagtagaggaagaagaagaagaagaaagtgaagtCTTCGAAAAAAgacaagtaattaaaatgaacGGGAAAGAATTTAGTGATATTCAATctatgaagaaaaagaaggcaagcaagaagaagaaggctATATTGTTTATAGGAGGATTTTTCTCCaagaagaagtga
- the LOC101206727 gene encoding tRNA (adenine(58)-N(1))-methyltransferase non-catalytic subunit trm6 isoform X2, translated as MSLTILQSESRRNPRLTWEGCSVLLDVNDGDRLVFARLSPASTLKIGNKSFSLKPLIGCPFGSLFQIENGGNGPELARVMPSREEEGISCQETEEMKEEQVTKDELRDNRAIVDNNKAQSLSSEDIDAMRSQGATGDEIVEALIANSATFDKKTVFSQEKYRLKKQKKYAPRVLLRRPFTRSICEAYFKKYPARIGFLRLDALSLLLSFGNVTANSDVLVVDMVGGLLTGAVAERLGGKGSVCNTYVGNTPNPMDIVRIFNFDDEICSRIMRSSLADLTSSQIEPTKPNGENEDSEQASQPVSMDESPLPSTDQSSDLNSESIVSPLTKVFKCAKAGDKAPPEVINLWKENGFTSLIIAAPQSDAWSLVKDLLPLVANSAPFAIYHQYVQPLATCMHKLQLEKMAISLQISEPWLREYQVLPSRTHPFMQMNAFGGYILSGTKICDRQ; from the exons ATGTCCTTGACTATTCTTCAATCTGAATCGCGTCGAAACCCTAGATTGACATGGGAAGGTTGCAGTGTTTTGCTTGACGTCAATGATGGTGACCGCTTGGTTTTTGCTCGACTTTCTCCCGCCTC TACGCTGAAAATTGGGAACAAAAGTTTCTCTCTTAAGCCTTTAATTGGTTGCCCATTCGGTTCCttgtttcaaattgaaaatggaGGGAATGGTCCAGAGCTGGCTCGCGTTATGCCTtccagagaagaagaag gCATTAGCTGTCAGGAAACGGAGGAGATGAAGGAAGAGCAGGTGACAAAAGATGAGCTGAGAGATAACAGAGCGATTGTAGACAATAATAAGGCACAAAGTCTCTCTAGTGAAGATATTGATGCAATGCGAAG TCAGGGTGCAACTGGTGATGAAATTGTGGAAGCTCTCATTGCCAACAGTGCAACATTTGATAAGAAAACAGTTTTCTCTCAG GAAAAATATAGGctcaagaaacaaaagaagtaTGCTCCTAGGGTACTTTTGAGAAGACCTTTTACTCGAAG TATATGTGAGGCATACTTCAAGAAATATCCAGCTAGAATTGG ATTCTTGCGTTTGGATGCtttatctcttcttctttcatttggCAATGTGACTGCAAACTCTGATGTCCTTGTGGTTGATATGGTTGGTGGTCTTCTCACTGGAGCAGTGGCTGAGCGCCTAGGAG GCAAAGGCTCTGTTTGCAATACATATGTTGGAAATACTCCAAACCCCATGGATATAGTAAGAATATTCAACTTTGATGATGAAATTTGCTCGAG GATAATGCGTTCATCTCTTGCCGACCTCACCTCATCCCAAATTGAACCTACCAAGCCTAATGGTGAAAACGAAGACAGT GAGCAGGCATCTCAACCTGTTAGTATGGACGAAAGCCCTCTACCATCTACAGACCAGTCCTCAGATCTCAACTCAGAGTCTATAGTTTCTCCATTGacaaaagtatttaaatgTGCAAAGGCTGGAGATAAGGCACCGCCAGAAGTTATTAATTTATGGAAGGAAAACGGTTTTACTAG CCTAATAATTGCTGCACCACAGTCGGATGCATGGAGTCTTGTTAAAGATCTGTTACCTCTTGTAGCTAACTCTGCTCCATTTGCTATTTATCACCAGTATGTTCAG CCGCTTGCAACTTGCATGCATAAACTACAGCTTGAGAAGATGGCAATCAGCTTGCAAATTTCAGAACCTTGGCTTCGTGAATATCAG GTTCTTCCTTCGAGAACTCATCCCTTTATGCAGATGAATGCATTTGGTGGATACATTCTTAGTGGGACTAAGATATGCGACCGTCAATAA